Proteins from a single region of Weeksella virosa DSM 16922:
- the trpA gene encoding tryptophan synthase subunit alpha, which translates to MNTLDQLFKHKKNNLLAIYFTAGYPKLDDTPKIIKALEKSGSDLIEVGIPYSDPLADGSVIQKTSEQALKNGLTIDVLFQQLASVQPLQTPILLMGYYNQLMKYGLEKFLQNCKKTNVSGLIIPDMPVEIYQEQHQAMFEAYDQKVVFLVTPKTSEERAQKLIDGTTGFVYIVSNSATTGTSNSAYNESFLKRIKEKQLSKPSLVGFGIATATDYQKATKFANGAIIGSAFLKMLGESENLDQAIEQFIYSIKTKEA; encoded by the coding sequence ATGAATACATTAGATCAACTTTTCAAACATAAAAAGAACAATTTACTAGCAATCTATTTTACTGCAGGATATCCCAAACTTGACGATACTCCCAAGATAATCAAAGCTTTGGAGAAAAGTGGATCAGACCTTATCGAAGTTGGTATTCCTTATTCGGATCCATTAGCAGATGGATCGGTGATACAGAAAACCAGCGAACAAGCCCTGAAGAATGGGCTCACTATCGACGTACTTTTTCAGCAATTGGCAAGCGTTCAACCTTTACAAACGCCTATATTATTGATGGGATATTATAATCAATTGATGAAATATGGATTGGAAAAGTTTCTACAAAACTGTAAAAAAACAAACGTATCTGGTTTGATTATTCCTGATATGCCTGTAGAAATATATCAAGAACAACATCAAGCTATGTTCGAAGCCTATGACCAGAAAGTAGTGTTTCTCGTTACACCTAAAACTTCTGAAGAGCGTGCGCAAAAATTAATTGATGGCACAACTGGTTTCGTATATATTGTATCGAATTCTGCGACAACCGGAACCAGTAATAGTGCTTATAACGAAAGTTTCCTAAAGAGAATCAAAGAAAAACAGTTGTCGAAGCCGAGTTTGGTAGGTTTCGGAATTGCAACTGCTACCGATTACCAAAAAGCAACTAAGTTTGCAAACGGAGCCATAATAGGGAGTGCATTTCTTAAAATGCTCGGCGAAAGTGAAAATCTGGATCAAGCTATCGAACAATTTATTTATTCCATAAAAACAAAGGAAGCTTAG
- a CDS encoding tryptophanase, producing the protein MKLPFIEPYRIKTIEEINFSTREEREKWIEDAEYNLFNLQSNQVIIDLLTDSGTGAMSDKQWAEMMTGDESYAGSSSFKKLKDTVEQLTGFPYLLPTHQGRAAENVLFSVLVKEGHIIPGNTHFDTTKGHIEFRKAHAVDCTIDEAFSIDDPYPFKGNIDIEKLEKIYQQYGKEKIPFTLITITCNSSGGQPVSIENIRAVKALSERYNIPIFFDAARFAENAFFIKEREKEFHHQTIKEICKEMFSYADGMTMSSKKDGLVNIGGFLALKNEELYQEAGNFGIIYEGYLTYGGLAGRDLAALAQGLQESTEHSYLQARIGQVIYLGEKLRSYGIPVQYPIGGHAVFVDALGFYPHLKRDDFPAQTLGIELYKEAGVRGVEIGTLLADRDPETRENRYPALELLRLAIPRRTYTQNHMDYIAKALKNVFDRREEVTKGYSIAWEAPILRHFTVKLKKK; encoded by the coding sequence ATGAAATTACCTTTTATAGAACCGTATCGCATCAAGACCATAGAAGAAATAAATTTTTCTACTCGCGAAGAAAGAGAAAAATGGATAGAAGACGCTGAGTATAATTTGTTTAATCTACAGAGCAATCAGGTGATTATCGATCTTCTTACCGATAGCGGAACCGGAGCCATGTCTGATAAGCAATGGGCAGAAATGATGACTGGTGACGAAAGTTATGCAGGTTCTTCATCCTTCAAAAAACTAAAAGATACGGTGGAGCAACTTACTGGTTTTCCCTATCTTTTGCCAACACATCAGGGCAGAGCTGCCGAAAATGTATTGTTCTCTGTACTGGTAAAAGAAGGCCATATTATTCCGGGCAATACGCATTTTGATACGACAAAAGGGCACATAGAATTTAGGAAAGCACATGCAGTTGATTGTACGATCGACGAGGCTTTCTCTATAGACGATCCTTACCCTTTTAAAGGAAATATCGACATAGAAAAGCTGGAAAAAATATATCAGCAATACGGAAAAGAAAAAATTCCGTTCACCCTGATTACCATTACTTGTAATTCTTCTGGTGGTCAACCAGTTTCGATAGAAAATATTCGTGCCGTGAAAGCCTTATCGGAACGGTATAATATTCCGATTTTTTTTGATGCTGCACGATTTGCCGAAAATGCCTTCTTTATAAAAGAACGTGAAAAAGAATTTCATCATCAAACCATCAAAGAAATTTGCAAAGAAATGTTTTCGTATGCTGACGGTATGACGATGTCTTCTAAAAAAGATGGTTTGGTAAATATTGGAGGTTTTCTAGCACTGAAAAATGAAGAGTTATACCAAGAGGCTGGAAATTTCGGAATTATTTACGAGGGTTATTTAACCTACGGAGGTCTGGCTGGTAGAGATTTAGCTGCTTTGGCACAAGGTTTACAAGAGTCGACAGAACATAGCTATTTGCAAGCGCGTATCGGGCAGGTAATTTATTTGGGTGAAAAACTAAGAAGTTATGGAATTCCAGTACAATATCCGATTGGTGGCCATGCTGTTTTTGTAGATGCACTGGGTTTTTATCCTCACCTAAAAAGAGATGATTTCCCAGCACAAACCTTAGGTATAGAATTGTACAAAGAAGCTGGTGTTCGTGGAGTAGAAATTGGCACTTTATTGGCAGATCGCGATCCAGAAACTAGAGAAAATCGCTATCCAGCTCTCGAGCTCTTACGATTAGCAATCCCAAGAAGAACATATACGCAAAACCACATGGATTATATTGCCAAGGCACTGAAAAATGTTTTCGATCGGAGAGAAGAAGTCACCAAAGGCTACTCTATTGCTTGGGAAGCGCCTATTTTACGACACTTTACTGTGAAATTGAAAAAGAAGTAA
- the cls gene encoding cardiolipin synthase, with the protein MAEATHILHQLWQFLVEWYWIPLTLIYLVLILTILIENRKPEKTIAWILVIVFLPIIGLLFYFFFGQKFNKEKTLSRIDTKQQRQIIERWHSISSFNSSNQQLITEQTGNFSKVFQYLYHSLSSPSYLDNQLEVLINGEEKFPRFLEVLRQAKHHIHLEYYIFELDQIGQEVIEILKNKAANGVIVRIIVDGFGSPKLIKKAKKIFEDSLIQCQTFLPVHFSSLANSNYRNHRKIMIVDAEIAFVGGINISDRYINTPPYSDKNKLYWRDTSLCIRGESVDMLELQFWLSWSMTQGQMYSMDEAEYHFPEQKITYRSIESVIGFSYTSPGSDVPSAMESMILAISLAKEKICITTPYFIPSDEFKSALLIAVSSGVEVNLILPEKGDSFIVQQASLSFLKSLMKRGVNVHLYQKGFIHAKTITVDNEIAFVGTVNLDNRSFFINFEITAVFYDKKAIKKLYQQFKLDLLDTRKITYQQWKSIPMIHRGIASLCRLLAPLL; encoded by the coding sequence TTGGCAGAAGCAACACATATCCTACATCAACTATGGCAATTTTTGGTAGAGTGGTACTGGATCCCGCTAACGCTTATTTATTTGGTTTTGATTCTTACCATTCTCATCGAAAATAGAAAACCCGAAAAAACTATTGCTTGGATTTTGGTCATTGTTTTTCTACCCATTATTGGTTTATTATTCTATTTCTTTTTTGGGCAAAAATTCAATAAAGAAAAAACATTATCCCGAATAGATACCAAACAACAACGCCAAATCATCGAACGTTGGCACAGCATAAGTTCGTTTAATAGCAGTAACCAACAACTAATTACAGAACAAACCGGTAATTTTAGTAAAGTTTTTCAATATTTGTACCACAGCCTTTCTTCTCCCTCATACCTTGATAATCAGCTAGAAGTATTGATCAATGGAGAGGAAAAGTTTCCTCGATTTCTAGAAGTTCTTCGACAAGCTAAACATCATATCCATCTAGAATATTATATTTTTGAGTTGGACCAAATAGGCCAAGAAGTGATTGAAATTCTCAAAAATAAAGCAGCAAACGGTGTCATTGTTCGCATAATCGTAGATGGATTTGGATCACCAAAACTAATAAAAAAAGCAAAAAAAATTTTTGAGGATAGCTTGATTCAGTGTCAGACTTTTTTACCAGTCCACTTTTCTTCTTTGGCAAATTCTAACTATCGTAATCATAGAAAGATAATGATTGTAGATGCAGAAATTGCTTTTGTCGGGGGTATCAACATTTCCGACCGCTACATCAATACTCCTCCCTACAGCGACAAAAATAAATTGTATTGGCGAGATACTTCTCTCTGCATTCGAGGCGAATCGGTTGATATGTTAGAGTTACAGTTCTGGTTAAGCTGGTCGATGACCCAAGGCCAAATGTACTCGATGGACGAAGCTGAATATCATTTCCCAGAACAGAAAATTACATACAGATCTATTGAGTCTGTTATAGGCTTCTCGTACACTTCACCCGGGTCTGATGTCCCCTCGGCAATGGAATCCATGATTCTAGCAATCTCCTTGGCAAAAGAAAAGATCTGTATCACAACTCCTTATTTCATCCCGTCAGATGAATTCAAGTCTGCCTTATTAATCGCTGTTTCTAGTGGTGTAGAAGTCAACCTCATCCTACCCGAAAAAGGCGATTCGTTTATAGTGCAACAAGCTTCGCTATCTTTCCTTAAAAGCCTGATGAAACGTGGTGTCAATGTTCATCTCTACCAAAAAGGATTTATCCATGCGAAAACGATTACGGTCGATAACGAGATTGCTTTTGTGGGAACAGTGAATCTAGACAACCGAAGTTTTTTTATCAATTTCGAGATTACAGCTGTTTTTTATGATAAGAAAGCAATAAAAAAGTTATACCAACAATTTAAGTTGGATTTACTCGACACGCGAAAAATCACCTATCAACAATGGAAATCTATCCCGATGATTCACCGTGGGATTGCCTCTCTTTGTAGATTATTAGCTCCTTTATTATGA
- the tyrS gene encoding tyrosine--tRNA ligase has product MNNPLIEELTWRGLIHNIMPGTAEQLNKEMTTGYVGFDPTADSLHVGSLVPIFLLVHLQRHGHRPVALVGGATGMIGDPTGKSAERNLLDEETLEKYVNGIKAQLARFLDFDGRNGNSAILVNNYDWMKDFSFIDFVRNVGKHLTVNYMMAKDSVKSRLSAESNVGMSFTEFTYQLIQGYDYLYLYEKLGVKLQMGGSDQWGNITTGTELIRRTIQGEAFAFTCPLTTKADGTKFGKSEGGENIWLDKKRTSPYKFYQFWLNQADADCEKYIKIYTFLDKETIDDLIEHHRKEPHLRELQRKLATEITIMVHGVDELHKAEKASQMLFGKSTSEDLKSLDTDTFLSVFEGVPQAIITKEDLENGLAIVDVLVEKSGFLKSNSEARRELATNAISVNKEKITDEFILDTSHLINDKYVLLQKGKKNYFILLVE; this is encoded by the coding sequence ATGAATAACCCTCTAATAGAAGAATTGACATGGCGTGGACTTATCCACAACATCATGCCAGGAACAGCCGAACAACTAAACAAAGAAATGACTACCGGTTATGTAGGCTTCGACCCAACTGCCGATTCGTTACACGTTGGTAGCTTAGTGCCCATTTTTCTGTTAGTGCATTTACAACGTCACGGTCATCGCCCTGTCGCCTTAGTAGGAGGAGCAACTGGAATGATAGGTGACCCAACTGGGAAAAGTGCAGAACGCAATTTACTCGACGAAGAAACCCTAGAAAAATACGTCAACGGAATAAAAGCTCAACTTGCTCGATTCCTCGATTTTGATGGGCGAAATGGCAACTCTGCAATCTTAGTTAACAATTATGATTGGATGAAAGACTTCTCCTTCATCGATTTTGTTCGCAACGTCGGGAAGCATCTAACCGTAAATTATATGATGGCAAAAGACTCTGTGAAATCGCGCCTTTCTGCCGAATCCAACGTCGGTATGTCTTTTACCGAATTTACCTATCAATTGATTCAGGGGTATGACTATCTTTACTTATACGAAAAACTCGGCGTCAAACTACAAATGGGTGGATCTGATCAGTGGGGAAACATCACTACAGGGACAGAACTTATTCGTCGAACGATACAAGGAGAAGCCTTTGCTTTTACTTGTCCTTTGACCACAAAAGCAGACGGAACAAAATTCGGTAAATCTGAAGGTGGAGAAAACATTTGGTTAGACAAAAAAAGAACTTCACCTTATAAATTCTATCAATTTTGGCTCAACCAAGCCGATGCTGATTGCGAAAAATATATCAAAATTTATACATTCCTCGATAAAGAAACTATCGACGATCTCATAGAGCACCATAGAAAAGAACCTCATCTTCGTGAACTTCAACGCAAACTAGCAACCGAAATTACCATCATGGTACACGGTGTTGATGAGCTTCATAAAGCCGAAAAAGCATCGCAGATGTTGTTTGGTAAATCCACCTCAGAAGATCTGAAAAGCTTAGATACCGATACATTCTTATCGGTTTTCGAAGGTGTTCCACAAGCAATAATTACCAAAGAAGATTTAGAAAACGGCTTAGCCATTGTCGATGTTTTAGTAGAAAAATCAGGTTTCTTAAAATCAAATTCAGAAGCGAGAAGAGAATTAGCAACAAATGCTATTTCGGTAAATAAAGAAAAAATTACCGATGAATTTATCCTCGATACTTCTCATCTAATAAACGACAAGTACGTATTACTGCAAAAAGGAAAGAAAAACTATTTTATCTTACTTGTAGAATAG
- a CDS encoding magnesium transporter CorA family protein, translating into MVGKWSEFSNFREDLSLMQSILFENASLKWIDLENPTKEELEELGRVYQFNRFTLADNLEPGHLPKFESDVLISFLLVRFYGKDKHQHQNIVREFSHKIGVYFNENIVLTIHQKPTNLLVQAKEACLMKNRDHQKINSKLLLYYILRQTLLSYQLPGEKMMEKIDAFETIVFSDKSNKITLKKIFQLKREASSCKKILSLMDDVIKELTIFQKNPSQFQDLRESSQKYLHFYSQILDDIQNLIAIFMSLSNQKTNDIMKLLTIFSAFFLPLTFMVGVYGMNFEYMPELAYRYGYPICLVAMIAIVIFIYFWFKKKQIL; encoded by the coding sequence ATGGTAGGAAAGTGGAGCGAATTTTCTAACTTCCGAGAAGATTTATCGCTTATGCAATCTATTTTGTTCGAAAATGCATCCCTAAAATGGATCGATTTAGAGAATCCTACCAAAGAAGAATTAGAAGAATTGGGCAGAGTTTATCAGTTCAATCGTTTTACTTTGGCAGATAATTTAGAGCCTGGTCATCTGCCAAAATTCGAATCCGATGTTTTGATTTCTTTTCTTTTGGTTCGGTTTTATGGTAAAGATAAACATCAGCACCAAAATATTGTGCGCGAATTTAGTCACAAAATTGGGGTTTATTTCAACGAGAATATTGTGTTAACTATTCATCAAAAACCAACCAATTTGCTGGTGCAGGCTAAGGAGGCTTGTTTGATGAAGAATAGGGATCATCAAAAAATTAATTCGAAATTGTTGTTGTATTATATTTTGCGACAAACCTTATTGTCTTATCAATTGCCAGGGGAGAAGATGATGGAAAAGATTGACGCTTTCGAGACCATTGTTTTTTCGGATAAATCGAATAAAATTACATTGAAGAAAATTTTTCAGTTGAAACGAGAAGCTTCGTCCTGCAAGAAAATTCTAAGTTTGATGGATGATGTGATAAAGGAGCTGACGATTTTCCAGAAGAATCCTAGTCAGTTTCAGGATTTACGAGAATCGAGTCAGAAATATCTACATTTTTATTCTCAGATTTTAGATGATATCCAAAATTTGATTGCGATTTTCATGTCTTTATCCAATCAAAAAACAAATGATATTATGAAGTTGTTGACGATTTTTTCTGCATTTTTCTTGCCCTTAACTTTTATGGTTGGTGTGTATGGGATGAATTTCGAATATATGCCCGAATTGGCTTATAGATATGGCTATCCTATTTGTTTGGTTGCGATGATTGCCATTGTTATTTTTATCTATTTTTGGTTTAAGAAGAAACAGATATTATAG
- a CDS encoding RagB/SusD family nutrient uptake outer membrane protein, which produces MKKIKILTSTLLGLSLLLSSCSDDYLDTEPTSSVSEQAAMSTADNLMAAINGMHRNMYTRQNRSQGQNGYTAQLIFSDVMGDDVIFPSTGNGWFVSAIRWLHTNNESASDISYPWLFWYSMARNANTIITYGEKASGDLELKENAIGQAYAYRAFSYFQLVQIYGKRYVAGEANANPGIVVRLDPTDIGPKARATVAEVYEQIWKDLDKAEELLEGKDQANVSHFSVNNVRGLKARVALVQQNYAKAAEYAALARTPFKLMSREEYMEGFNNYNNPEWMWGIKIVSDQTDYFGNFHAYMSRNYSSTQIRLAPKVMNVNLYNAFPNSDVRKELVDPTGEHASLKLPRNFSRHPYTSQKFLAQSFSISLGDVPFMRAAEMYLIEAEAKYKLGNEDGSKLILKQLIQARDNEFSDFTKTGEEYYEEILLNRRIELWGEGFRFFDLKRLGLPLNRKDANQNTTVINNLYTIEPNDPRWQWLIPRQEINSNPLIEQNPTQ; this is translated from the coding sequence ATGAAAAAAATAAAAATCCTTACATCAACTTTATTAGGTCTAAGCTTACTATTGAGTAGCTGTTCAGATGACTATTTGGATACCGAGCCAACCTCGTCTGTTAGTGAACAAGCAGCAATGTCAACTGCAGACAACTTGATGGCAGCAATAAACGGAATGCATAGAAATATGTATACGAGACAAAACAGAAGTCAAGGACAAAACGGGTACACCGCTCAATTAATCTTTTCTGATGTAATGGGAGATGATGTTATCTTCCCTTCTACAGGAAACGGATGGTTTGTTTCTGCTATACGTTGGTTACACACCAACAACGAATCTGCTAGCGATATTTCCTATCCATGGCTATTTTGGTATTCGATGGCAAGAAATGCCAATACAATTATCACTTATGGTGAAAAGGCCTCAGGAGACCTAGAGTTGAAAGAAAACGCAATAGGGCAAGCTTATGCCTACCGCGCATTTAGCTATTTTCAACTTGTACAAATATATGGCAAGCGCTATGTTGCAGGCGAAGCAAATGCAAACCCTGGAATAGTTGTACGTCTCGACCCAACCGATATCGGACCAAAAGCAAGAGCTACCGTTGCTGAAGTCTATGAGCAAATATGGAAAGATCTAGACAAAGCAGAAGAACTTTTAGAAGGTAAAGACCAAGCAAACGTCTCGCATTTTAGCGTTAACAATGTTAGAGGTCTAAAAGCTCGTGTGGCACTCGTGCAACAAAACTATGCCAAGGCCGCAGAATACGCAGCACTTGCAAGAACACCATTCAAACTGATGTCTCGCGAAGAATATATGGAAGGTTTCAATAATTACAATAACCCAGAGTGGATGTGGGGAATAAAAATAGTAAGTGACCAAACAGACTATTTTGGGAATTTCCACGCATATATGTCGAGAAATTACAGTTCTACACAAATACGACTAGCACCGAAAGTAATGAATGTTAACCTATACAATGCATTCCCGAACTCAGACGTACGTAAAGAATTGGTTGACCCTACGGGCGAACATGCTTCATTAAAACTACCTCGCAACTTTTCGAGACACCCGTACACTTCACAAAAGTTCTTAGCCCAATCTTTTTCGATTTCATTAGGAGATGTTCCATTTATGAGAGCTGCAGAAATGTACCTAATAGAAGCAGAAGCTAAATATAAATTAGGTAACGAAGACGGTTCTAAACTAATCCTTAAACAGCTTATACAAGCAAGAGATAACGAATTTAGCGACTTCACCAAAACAGGAGAAGAATACTATGAAGAAATATTGCTCAATAGACGTATAGAGCTTTGGGGAGAAGGTTTTAGATTTTTCGACCTCAAACGTTTAGGTTTACCTCTCAATAGAAAAGATGCAAACCAAAACACCACAGTTATCAACAATCTATACACGATTGAGCCGAATGATCCACGTTGGCAATGGTTAATTCCGAGGCAAGAAATTAACTCTAACCCTTTGATCGAACAAAACCCAACTCAATAA
- a CDS encoding SusC/RagA family TonB-linked outer membrane protein has protein sequence MKKKIVKLSLLLFLGFGTYAFGQTQGRVEDDNGLPEDDVEVRIKGTNTVTYTDENGNFEIDAKIGDTLIINNQEFLVTSTTLGNLKLKSSSSTIDLEELVVVAYGVEKKENVVGSNSVIKQEQIENRVISNVAKVLEGSSPGVQVSTGSGQPGSGLSVRIRGNSSYNLSNSPLYVVDGAIYTGSISDLNPNDIESINILKDAASTSLYGASAANGVVMITTKKGRKGKGSFNFSAYSGVVSRGIKEYERIGSKEYYVLAWEAMRNGYLQTNPNATVEQANAYASGALIKDNLKNNIYNVDDSQLVVDGIFNPGASLLYNDFDWNKYLNKTGQVNRYDLNYGASTENSNFYASIGYNNEGGYVIKSDFERYTARASADSQVTDWLKLGVNLSGSKVKSKLANDSGGTSYINPFFFTRSIGPIYSPFYYDKTGKQVYDDDGNLVYDGIISRGRGSGAHSGRNVIQETLLNDVLFTAESINSRFFTELKLAKGLTFTGNATYDYRNENNRQYTNKVIGDAAGTGALSNELYKYTGTTINQILNYNKSFDNHNFNILVGHESYEYGYEYQYHRKIKEKVSNNYEFSNFVLTTTQTGYSNKIRKESWFSRLNYDFNSKYLVSLSVRNDKSSRFSKDNNSGTFWSAGAGWNIHREDFLSHNSSVSQLKLRSSYGQVGNDGGNGSAPGWQADRNLYSLSYDNAEEPGIYITQQGNPDLTWESNNQFDVALEFGFFQNRISGVVEYFDRRTEDMIFRVPTPGSAGVPNNGIYKNVGTMKNSGWEFGLNLGLIKNESFEWNLNLAATLYDTEMIKMPEGQEEIISNAQRLAKGHSPYDFWLRQWYGVDPTDGAPLYIQDPKINANADTRTMADGTVVTTNHNNALYDYSGTAIPDVGGYFSTEFKYNGFYLNALFTYQIGGKIYDSNYASLMGSYAEGKAMHVDMLNAWKKPGDITNVPIVSTQNTSAAGAVSSRWLVDADYLALKNAQFGYTFKQDDIKNLGITALKVFVSGENLFSATKRKGLEPAQSFNGHTSYRYTPSRIVALGLNVSF, from the coding sequence ATGAAGAAAAAAATTGTAAAATTAAGTTTACTCCTTTTTCTAGGATTTGGGACATATGCATTTGGACAGACACAGGGTCGTGTAGAAGATGACAATGGCCTGCCAGAAGATGATGTTGAAGTGCGTATCAAAGGAACAAATACCGTAACGTATACGGATGAAAATGGTAACTTTGAGATTGATGCGAAAATAGGAGACACTCTAATCATTAACAATCAAGAGTTCTTGGTAACCTCTACAACCTTAGGAAACCTTAAATTAAAATCAAGCTCTTCTACTATAGACTTGGAAGAGTTGGTAGTAGTTGCTTATGGGGTAGAAAAGAAAGAAAATGTTGTCGGCTCTAACTCTGTTATAAAGCAAGAGCAAATAGAAAACCGTGTAATATCCAACGTAGCCAAAGTATTAGAAGGTTCTTCTCCTGGCGTTCAGGTTTCTACAGGGTCTGGGCAACCAGGTAGTGGATTGAGCGTAAGAATTAGAGGAAATTCATCTTACAATTTATCCAACAGCCCTTTATATGTTGTTGACGGTGCAATTTATACGGGAAGTATTTCCGACCTTAACCCTAATGATATCGAATCGATAAACATTCTTAAGGATGCCGCTTCTACTTCTCTATACGGAGCCTCTGCTGCAAACGGCGTGGTAATGATTACAACCAAAAAAGGAAGAAAAGGAAAGGGTTCTTTTAACTTTAGTGCTTACTCTGGTGTTGTGAGTCGTGGAATAAAAGAATATGAAAGAATTGGTAGTAAAGAGTACTACGTATTAGCTTGGGAAGCAATGCGAAACGGTTATCTACAAACCAATCCTAATGCTACTGTAGAACAAGCGAATGCCTATGCATCTGGAGCACTAATCAAAGATAACCTGAAAAACAACATTTATAATGTAGATGATAGCCAATTAGTTGTAGATGGGATTTTTAATCCAGGCGCAAGCTTACTCTACAATGACTTCGATTGGAATAAATACCTCAACAAAACAGGTCAAGTAAATAGATACGATCTTAACTACGGTGCTTCTACAGAAAATTCTAACTTCTATGCCTCTATTGGATACAATAATGAGGGAGGTTATGTAATTAAATCTGATTTTGAACGTTATACAGCACGTGCATCTGCTGATAGTCAGGTAACTGATTGGTTGAAGCTAGGAGTAAACCTTAGTGGATCGAAAGTTAAAAGTAAATTGGCTAATGATAGTGGAGGCACCTCATACATTAATCCGTTCTTCTTTACACGTTCTATAGGTCCTATTTATTCTCCTTTTTACTATGACAAAACAGGTAAACAGGTGTATGATGATGACGGCAACTTAGTATATGATGGTATAATTAGCCGTGGACGTGGATCAGGAGCTCACAGCGGACGTAACGTTATACAAGAAACTCTATTAAATGATGTTTTGTTCACTGCAGAATCTATCAATTCTAGATTCTTCACAGAACTAAAGCTAGCCAAAGGCTTAACATTTACAGGTAATGCTACCTACGATTATCGAAACGAAAATAACAGACAATATACAAATAAAGTTATTGGCGACGCTGCAGGTACAGGAGCTTTATCAAATGAATTATACAAATATACAGGTACTACAATAAACCAAATACTTAACTATAATAAATCATTCGACAATCACAACTTCAATATTCTTGTAGGGCATGAATCGTATGAATATGGATACGAATATCAATACCATCGTAAGATAAAGGAAAAAGTTTCGAACAATTATGAGTTTTCGAACTTTGTTTTGACCACGACCCAAACAGGGTATAGCAACAAGATAAGAAAAGAGTCATGGTTCAGTCGATTAAACTATGATTTCAATAGCAAATACTTAGTTTCATTATCGGTAAGAAATGATAAATCTTCACGATTTTCAAAAGACAATAACTCTGGAACATTTTGGTCAGCAGGAGCTGGATGGAATATTCATAGAGAAGACTTTTTGTCTCACAACTCAAGCGTTAGTCAATTAAAGCTTCGCTCTTCGTACGGGCAAGTTGGTAATGACGGAGGAAACGGATCTGCACCTGGATGGCAAGCTGATCGCAACCTATATTCACTAAGCTATGATAATGCAGAAGAACCAGGTATCTATATTACACAACAAGGAAATCCTGATCTAACATGGGAATCTAACAATCAGTTTGATGTTGCCTTAGAGTTCGGATTCTTCCAGAATCGTATTTCGGGAGTTGTAGAATATTTCGACAGAAGAACAGAAGACATGATATTCCGAGTACCAACTCCAGGCTCTGCGGGTGTTCCTAATAATGGTATTTACAAAAACGTAGGAACAATGAAAAATAGTGGATGGGAGTTTGGGCTAAACTTAGGGTTAATAAAAAATGAAAGCTTCGAGTGGAACCTGAATCTAGCTGCAACCCTATATGATACTGAAATGATAAAAATGCCAGAAGGTCAAGAAGAAATTATCAGCAATGCTCAACGACTAGCAAAAGGACACTCTCCGTACGATTTCTGGCTTCGTCAATGGTATGGTGTAGACCCTACAGATGGAGCACCTTTATATATTCAAGATCCTAAAATAAATGCCAATGCCGATACACGCACAATGGCAGATGGCACTGTTGTTACAACAAACCACAACAACGCACTATATGATTACTCTGGAACAGCAATACCAGATGTTGGAGGATATTTTAGTACAGAATTCAAATACAATGGCTTTTATCTAAATGCACTATTTACCTATCAAATTGGTGGGAAGATATATGATTCTAACTATGCATCACTTATGGGATCCTATGCAGAAGGTAAAGCAATGCATGTTGATATGCTAAATGCTTGGAAAAAACCAGGTGATATTACAAATGTACCAATTGTAAGTACACAGAACACTTCGGCAGCAGGAGCTGTTTCAAGCAGATGGTTAGTAGATGCGGATTATTTAGCTTTGAAGAATGCACAATTTGGGTACACCTTTAAGCAAGATGATATCAAAAATTTAGGCATAACTGCATTGAAAGTTTTTGTTAGTGGAGAAAACCTATTCTCGGCAACTAAGAGGAAAGGTCTAGAACCTGCTCAATCTTTTAACGGACATACTTCTTATCGTTACACACCATCTAGGATAGTAGCTTTAGGACTAAATGTTTCATTCTAA